In the genome of Streptomyces racemochromogenes, one region contains:
- a CDS encoding tyrosine-protein phosphatase, producing the protein MTQQIPQPLPAGPERGTEMTGVRNFRDVGGLPTTDGRRVRPGRLFRSGHLAHATETDTEFLASLGLHTVFDFRNAADHALEGPDVELPGVRNVNIPLTDPADGREFWKMVRDGELDQLRGLLGEGRAAARMTDSYRTIIRTRTAEHSRVVHALALDSVPALMHCAAGKDRAGLSVAVTLLALGVEREAIVADYLESNVPHNRYRVRRGSDAPEARSPEVMELLAPLFDARAEYLLAAFAVIDEQWGGVGRYLTEGLSLAPEALERLRDRLLEG; encoded by the coding sequence GTGACCCAGCAGATACCCCAGCCCCTTCCGGCCGGACCCGAACGCGGCACGGAGATGACGGGAGTGCGCAACTTCCGTGACGTGGGCGGGTTGCCGACCACGGACGGACGGAGGGTCAGGCCGGGACGACTGTTTCGAAGCGGACATCTGGCGCATGCCACCGAAACCGATACAGAGTTCCTCGCCTCGCTGGGGCTGCACACCGTCTTCGACTTCCGCAACGCGGCCGACCACGCGCTGGAGGGCCCGGACGTCGAACTGCCGGGCGTGCGCAACGTGAACATCCCGCTGACGGATCCGGCCGACGGCCGGGAGTTCTGGAAGATGGTCCGCGACGGCGAGCTCGACCAGCTCCGCGGCCTCCTGGGCGAGGGCCGGGCCGCCGCCCGCATGACGGACTCGTACCGCACGATCATCCGCACCCGCACCGCCGAACACAGCCGCGTCGTGCACGCCCTCGCGCTGGACAGCGTGCCGGCTCTGATGCACTGCGCCGCCGGCAAGGACCGGGCCGGGCTGTCGGTCGCGGTGACGCTGCTCGCGCTGGGCGTGGAACGCGAGGCGATCGTGGCGGACTACCTGGAGTCCAACGTCCCGCACAACCGCTACCGGGTGCGCCGGGGCAGCGACGCCCCCGAGGCCCGCTCCCCCGAGGTGATGGAGCTGCTGGCGCCGCTGTTCGACGCGCGCGCGGAGTACCTGCTCGCGGCCTTCGCCGTCATCGACGAGCAGTGGGGCGGGGTGGGGCGCTACCTCACCGAGGGGCTCTCGCTCGCGCCCGAGGCCCTGGAGCGGCTGCGGGACCGGCTCCTGGAGGGCTGA
- a CDS encoding aspartate aminotransferase family protein — MSGGQGARRGFDLAALLAERGGERYELHSRHLNHQLPRMLHTIGFDKVYERAEGAHFWDAEGNDYLDMLAGFGVMGLGRHHPVVRQALHDVLDAQLADLTRFDCQPLPGLLAEKLLSYSPHLDRVFFGNSGTEAVETALKFARYATGRPRILYCDHAFHGLTTGSLSVNGEGGFRDGFAPLLPDTKIALGDLAALERELARGDVAAFVVEPVQGKGVHAAPPGFLRAAQELLHRHKALLIADEVQTGLGRTGDFYAYQHEVGVEPDLVCVAKALSGGYVPVGATLGRDWIFQKVYSSMDRVLVHSASFGSNAQAMAAGLAVLSVMEDEQVVANARAMGDLLRGRLAALVERYELLHEVRGRGLMIGIEFGKPSSLGLRSRWAMLQAARKGLFAQMVVVPLLRRHRILTQVSGDHLEVIKLIPPLIVDEADVERFVGAFQEVMDEAHGGGALMWDFGRTLVKQAVGNR; from the coding sequence GTGAGCGGCGGACAGGGAGCGCGGCGGGGCTTCGACCTCGCCGCGCTGCTCGCCGAGCGCGGCGGGGAGCGCTACGAGCTGCACTCCCGCCACCTCAACCACCAGTTGCCCCGCATGCTGCACACCATCGGCTTCGACAAGGTCTACGAACGGGCCGAGGGCGCCCACTTCTGGGACGCCGAGGGCAACGACTACCTCGACATGCTGGCCGGCTTCGGGGTGATGGGCCTTGGCCGGCACCACCCGGTCGTCCGCCAGGCCCTGCACGACGTCCTGGACGCCCAGCTCGCCGACCTCACCCGCTTCGACTGCCAGCCGCTGCCCGGTCTGCTGGCCGAGAAGCTGCTGTCCTACAGCCCGCACCTCGACCGCGTCTTCTTCGGCAACAGCGGCACCGAGGCGGTGGAGACCGCCCTGAAGTTCGCCCGCTACGCCACCGGGCGGCCCAGGATCCTCTACTGCGACCACGCCTTCCACGGGCTGACCACCGGCTCGCTGTCGGTCAACGGCGAAGGCGGCTTCCGCGACGGGTTCGCCCCGCTGCTCCCCGACACGAAGATCGCCCTCGGGGACCTGGCGGCGCTGGAACGCGAACTCGCCCGCGGGGACGTCGCCGCCTTCGTGGTCGAGCCGGTCCAGGGCAAGGGCGTGCACGCAGCACCGCCCGGATTCCTGCGCGCCGCGCAGGAGCTGCTGCACCGGCACAAGGCCCTGCTCATCGCCGACGAGGTGCAGACCGGCCTCGGACGGACCGGCGATTTCTACGCGTACCAGCACGAAGTGGGCGTGGAGCCGGACCTGGTGTGCGTGGCCAAGGCCCTCTCCGGCGGGTACGTGCCCGTCGGCGCGACCCTGGGCAGGGACTGGATCTTCCAGAAGGTCTACTCGTCCATGGACCGGGTGCTGGTGCACTCCGCCAGCTTCGGTTCCAACGCCCAGGCGATGGCGGCGGGCCTCGCGGTCCTGTCCGTCATGGAGGACGAGCAGGTGGTGGCCAACGCCCGGGCCATGGGCGACCTGCTGCGCGGGCGCCTGGCGGCGCTCGTGGAGCGGTACGAGCTGCTGCACGAGGTGCGCGGGCGCGGACTGATGATCGGCATCGAGTTCGGCAAGCCCTCCTCCCTGGGGCTGCGCAGCCGGTGGGCGATGCTCCAGGCGGCCCGCAAGGGCCTGTTCGCGCAGATGGTCGTGGTGCCGCTGCTGCGCAGGCACCGGATCCTCACCCAGGTCTCCGGGGACCACCTGGAGGTCATCAAGCTGATCCCGCCGCTGATCGTGGACGAGGCGGACGTGGAGCGCTTCGTCGGGGCCTTCCAGGAGGTCATGGACGAGGCGCACGGCGGGGGCGCCCTGATGTGGGACTTCGGCCGGACCCTGGTGAAGCAGGCGGTCGGCAACCGCTGA
- the hpnH gene encoding adenosyl-hopene transferase HpnH has translation MAMPLRQSIRVGTYLLEQKLRKREKFPLIVELEPLYACNLACEGCGKIQHPAGVLKQRMPVAQAVGAVLESGAPMVSIAGGEPLMHPQIHEIVRQLVARRKYVFLCTNALLLRKKIEKFTPSPYFAFAVHIDGLRERHDESVAKEGVFDEAVAAIKEAKRRGFRVTTNSTFFNTDTPQTIIEVLNFLNDDLQVDEMMISPAYAYEKAPDQEHFLGVEQTRELFKKAFAGGNRRRWRLNHSPLFLDFLEGKADFPCTAWAIPNYSLFGWQRPCYLMSDGYVPTYRELIEETDWSKYGRGKDPRCANCMAHCGYEPTAVLATMGSLKESLRAARETVAANRDASA, from the coding sequence ATGGCCATGCCCCTGCGACAGTCCATCAGGGTCGGGACCTATCTTCTCGAACAGAAGCTCCGCAAGCGCGAGAAGTTCCCGCTGATCGTCGAGCTGGAGCCGCTCTACGCCTGCAACCTCGCCTGCGAGGGCTGCGGGAAGATCCAGCACCCGGCCGGAGTGCTCAAGCAGCGCATGCCCGTCGCCCAGGCGGTCGGCGCGGTCCTGGAGTCCGGCGCGCCCATGGTCTCCATCGCGGGCGGCGAACCCCTGATGCACCCGCAGATCCACGAGATCGTGCGCCAGCTGGTGGCCCGCCGGAAATACGTGTTCCTCTGCACCAACGCACTGCTGCTCCGGAAGAAGATCGAGAAGTTCACCCCGTCCCCCTACTTCGCCTTCGCCGTCCACATCGACGGACTGCGCGAACGCCACGACGAATCCGTCGCCAAGGAAGGCGTCTTCGACGAGGCCGTCGCCGCCATCAAGGAGGCGAAGCGCCGCGGATTCCGGGTCACCACCAACTCCACCTTCTTCAACACCGACACCCCGCAGACGATCATCGAGGTACTGAACTTCCTCAATGACGACCTCCAGGTCGACGAAATGATGATCTCGCCCGCCTACGCCTACGAAAAGGCGCCCGACCAGGAACACTTCCTCGGCGTCGAACAGACCCGGGAACTCTTCAAGAAGGCCTTCGCGGGCGGCAACCGCCGCCGCTGGCGGCTCAACCACTCCCCGCTCTTCCTCGACTTCCTCGAAGGAAAGGCCGATTTCCCCTGCACGGCCTGGGCCATTCCCAATTACTCGCTCTTCGGCTGGCAGCGCCCCTGCTACCTGATGAGCGACGGCTACGTGCCCACGTACCGGGAGCTCATCGAGGAGACCGACTGGAGCAAGTACGGCCGCGGCAAGGACCCGCGCTGCGCCAACTGCATGGCGCACTGCGGCTACGAGCCCACCGCCGTCCTCGCCACCATGGGCTCCCTCAAGGAGTCCCTGCGCGCCGCCCGGGAGACCGTGGCGGCCAACCGGGACGCGTCGGCGTGA
- a CDS encoding 1-hydroxy-2-methyl-2-butenyl 4-diphosphate reductase, with the protein MPAGAAGAGPRPPLLVACALRIEEAALRSAGRAAAGAGTVLRTGMGPRAADRSVARALARPGMDRAAVLATGFCAGLVPGMHPGDLVVAEETRDPRGAVGCTGTALLAEALARAAPGRTVHTGALTGSDHVVRGQERAQLRATGAVAVDMESAATLWTAASPGRPVAAVRVIVDAPEHELVRIGTVRGGISAFRVLRAVMPAFYEWHRSLLLPRR; encoded by the coding sequence ATGCCCGCCGGGGCCGCCGGGGCCGGCCCCCGACCCCCGCTGCTGGTCGCCTGCGCCCTGCGCATCGAGGAGGCGGCCCTGCGCAGCGCGGGCCGCGCTGCCGCGGGCGCCGGCACGGTCCTGCGTACCGGCATGGGACCGCGCGCAGCCGACCGGTCCGTCGCCCGGGCCCTGGCGCGGCCGGGCATGGACCGGGCGGCCGTCCTCGCGACCGGGTTCTGCGCCGGCCTGGTGCCCGGCATGCACCCCGGCGACCTGGTCGTCGCCGAGGAGACCCGCGACCCCCGCGGGGCCGTCGGCTGCACCGGCACCGCCCTGCTCGCCGAGGCACTGGCCCGCGCCGCACCCGGCCGGACCGTGCACACCGGCGCACTGACCGGATCCGACCACGTCGTCCGGGGCCAGGAGCGCGCGCAGCTGCGCGCCACCGGCGCCGTCGCGGTCGACATGGAGTCCGCGGCCACCCTGTGGACCGCCGCGTCACCGGGACGCCCGGTTGCGGCCGTCCGGGTGATCGTGGACGCTCCGGAGCACGAGCTCGTCCGTATCGGCACGGTTCGCGGTGGAATATCTGCCTTCCGTGTACTACGTGCAGTAATGCCCGCGTTTTACGAATGGCACCGTTCGTTGCTGCTTCCCAGGAGGTGA
- the shc gene encoding squalene--hopene cyclase has protein sequence MTATTDGGGAITDGADPRHETTTAPAATAVGPSGDGTGLPTGVREAVDRAVGELLARQDPAGWWKGDLQTNVTMDAEDLLLRQFLGIRDEAVTRAAALFIRGEQRDDGTWATFHGGPPELSATIEAYVALRLAGDPPDAPHMTRASAWIRAHGGIAAARVFTRIWLALFGWWSWDQLPELPPELVFLPPWVPLNIYDFGCWARQTIVPLTVVSALRPVRRAPFALDELHADARDPSPAKPLAPLASWDGAFQRMDRALHLYRRVAPRRLRKAAMAAAGRWIVERQENDGCWGGIQPPAVYSVIALHLLGYDLGHPVMRAGLESLDRFTVWREDGARMVEACQSPVWDTCLAAIALADAGLPPDHPALVKAADWMLGEEVRRPGDWAVRRPGLAPGGWAFEFHNDNYPDIDDTAEVVLALRRIRHPEPGRVEAAIARGVSWNLGMQSKNGAWGAFDADNTSPLPNRLPFCDFGEVIDPPSADVTAHVVEMLAAEGRAADPRTRRGIAWLLAEQEPEGPWFGRWGTNYVYGTGSVVPALTAAGIAPSHPAVRRAVRWLESVQNEDGGWGEDQRSYRDRSWAGRGASTASQTAWALMALLSAGERDGDAVARGLAYLVETQRPDGTWDEPYFTGTGFPWDFSINYHLYRQVFPLTALGRYLHGEPFGPQRRSIPAAGES, from the coding sequence ATGACAGCGACGACCGACGGCGGCGGTGCGATCACCGACGGCGCGGATCCGCGACACGAAACCACGACGGCCCCGGCCGCCACGGCCGTCGGCCCGTCCGGCGACGGCACCGGCCTGCCGACGGGCGTACGGGAGGCCGTCGACCGGGCGGTCGGCGAGCTGCTGGCCCGCCAGGACCCGGCGGGCTGGTGGAAGGGCGACCTCCAGACCAACGTCACCATGGACGCGGAGGACCTGCTGCTGCGGCAGTTCCTCGGCATCCGGGACGAGGCCGTCACCCGCGCCGCGGCCCTCTTCATCCGGGGCGAGCAGCGCGACGACGGCACCTGGGCCACCTTCCACGGCGGACCGCCCGAACTCTCCGCCACCATCGAGGCGTACGTCGCCCTGCGCCTGGCCGGGGACCCGCCCGACGCCCCGCACATGACCCGCGCCTCGGCCTGGATCCGCGCCCACGGCGGGATCGCCGCCGCCCGGGTGTTCACCCGGATCTGGCTGGCCCTGTTCGGCTGGTGGAGCTGGGACCAGCTGCCGGAGCTGCCGCCCGAGCTGGTGTTCCTGCCGCCGTGGGTGCCGCTGAACATCTACGACTTCGGCTGCTGGGCCCGCCAGACCATCGTCCCGCTCACCGTGGTCTCCGCGCTGCGGCCGGTCCGCCGGGCCCCCTTCGCGCTGGACGAGCTGCACGCCGACGCCCGCGACCCCAGCCCCGCCAAACCCCTCGCACCGCTGGCCAGTTGGGACGGGGCCTTCCAGCGCATGGACAGGGCCCTGCACCTCTACCGGCGGGTCGCCCCGCGCCGACTGAGGAAGGCGGCCATGGCGGCCGCCGGCCGCTGGATCGTCGAACGCCAGGAGAACGACGGCTGCTGGGGCGGGATCCAGCCCCCCGCCGTCTACTCCGTGATCGCCCTGCACCTGCTCGGCTACGACCTGGGGCACCCGGTGATGCGGGCCGGGCTGGAGTCCCTCGACCGCTTCACCGTGTGGCGCGAGGACGGCGCCCGGATGGTCGAGGCCTGTCAGTCCCCGGTCTGGGACACCTGCCTCGCCGCCATCGCCCTGGCCGACGCGGGTCTGCCGCCCGACCACCCCGCCCTGGTCAAGGCCGCCGACTGGATGCTCGGCGAGGAGGTCCGCCGCCCGGGGGACTGGGCCGTGCGCCGTCCCGGACTCGCCCCCGGCGGCTGGGCCTTCGAGTTCCACAACGACAACTACCCCGACATCGACGACACCGCCGAGGTGGTCCTGGCGCTCCGCCGGATCCGCCACCCCGAACCGGGCAGGGTCGAGGCGGCCATCGCGCGGGGGGTGTCCTGGAACCTCGGGATGCAGTCGAAGAACGGCGCCTGGGGCGCCTTCGACGCCGACAACACCAGCCCCTTGCCCAACCGGCTCCCCTTCTGTGACTTCGGGGAGGTCATCGACCCGCCCTCGGCGGACGTCACCGCCCACGTGGTGGAGATGCTCGCCGCCGAGGGCAGGGCCGCCGACCCGCGCACCCGGCGCGGCATCGCCTGGCTGCTCGCCGAACAGGAGCCGGAGGGGCCCTGGTTCGGCCGCTGGGGCACCAACTACGTGTACGGGACCGGGTCGGTGGTCCCGGCCCTCACCGCCGCCGGGATCGCGCCCTCGCACCCCGCCGTCCGCCGGGCCGTCCGCTGGCTGGAGTCCGTACAGAACGAGGACGGCGGCTGGGGCGAGGACCAGCGTTCCTACCGGGACCGCTCCTGGGCCGGGAGGGGTGCCTCGACCGCCTCGCAGACCGCGTGGGCCCTGATGGCCCTGCTGTCGGCGGGGGAGCGGGACGGCGACGCCGTCGCCCGGGGACTCGCGTACCTGGTGGAGACCCAGCGCCCCGACGGGACCTGGGACGAGCCGTACTTCACCGGCACCGGCTTCCCCTGGGACTTCTCCATCAACTACCACCTCTACCGGCAGGTGTTCCCGCTCACCGCCCTCGGCCGGTACCTCCACGGAGAACCGTTCGGCCCGCAGCGCCGGAGCATCCCGGCCGCGGGGGAGTCCTGA
- a CDS encoding polyprenyl synthetase family protein gives MNPGNPAVENTDAGTGAAGGGAGNADTLALLERGRDLSTPVLRAAVSRLAAPMDTVAAYHFGWIDAQGNPADGDGGKAVRPALALLSAEAAGAAAEVGIPGAVAVELVHNFSLLHDDLMDGDEQRRHRDTVWKVHGPALAILVGDALFALANEVLLELGTVEAGRATRRLTTASRKLIDGQAQDISYEHRERVSVQECLEMEGNKTGALLACSVSIGAVLGGADDRTADKLEEYGYHLGLAFQAVDDLLGIWGDPESTGKQTWSDLRQRKKSLPVVAALAAGGPACEELARLLAADAKSNDFENFSEEEFAHRAALIEAAGGRQWTADEARRQHAIAVRALDDVDMPQRVREQLVALADFVVVRKR, from the coding sequence GTGAACCCGGGGAACCCGGCTGTCGAGAACACGGATGCCGGCACGGGCGCGGCCGGAGGGGGAGCGGGGAACGCCGACACCCTCGCCCTCCTCGAACGCGGCCGCGACCTGTCGACGCCCGTGCTCCGCGCGGCGGTGAGCCGGCTCGCGGCGCCCATGGACACCGTCGCCGCCTACCACTTCGGCTGGATCGACGCCCAGGGCAACCCGGCGGACGGCGACGGCGGCAAGGCCGTGCGCCCCGCCCTCGCGCTGCTCTCCGCCGAGGCGGCGGGCGCCGCCGCCGAGGTCGGCATCCCCGGCGCCGTCGCCGTCGAGCTGGTCCACAACTTCTCGCTGCTGCACGACGACCTGATGGACGGCGACGAGCAGCGCCGCCACCGCGACACGGTGTGGAAGGTGCACGGCCCCGCCCTCGCGATCCTCGTCGGCGACGCCCTGTTCGCCCTCGCCAACGAGGTGCTGCTGGAACTCGGCACCGTCGAGGCCGGGCGGGCGACCCGCCGCCTGACCACCGCAAGCCGCAAGCTCATCGACGGCCAGGCCCAGGACATCTCGTACGAGCACCGCGAGCGCGTCAGCGTCCAGGAGTGCCTGGAGATGGAGGGGAACAAGACCGGAGCCCTGCTCGCGTGCTCGGTGTCGATCGGCGCCGTGCTCGGCGGCGCCGACGACCGCACCGCCGACAAGCTGGAGGAGTACGGCTACCACCTCGGCCTCGCCTTCCAGGCCGTCGACGACCTCCTCGGCATCTGGGGCGACCCGGAGTCCACGGGCAAGCAGACCTGGAGCGACCTGCGCCAGCGCAAGAAGTCCCTGCCCGTCGTCGCGGCCCTCGCCGCGGGCGGACCCGCGTGTGAGGAGCTCGCACGGCTGCTCGCGGCCGACGCCAAGAGCAACGACTTCGAGAACTTCTCCGAGGAGGAGTTCGCCCACCGCGCCGCCCTCATCGAGGCCGCGGGCGGCCGCCAGTGGACCGCGGACGAGGCGCGCCGCCAGCACGCCATCGCCGTCCGGGCGCTGGACGACGTGGACATGCCGCAGCGCGTGCGGGAGCAGCTCGTGGCCCTCGCCGACTTCGTCGTCGTGCGCAAGAGGTGA
- the hpnE gene encoding hydroxysqualene dehydroxylase HpnE has protein sequence MGGLMSASDHRAVVIGGGLAGVTAALELADAGLRVTLLEGRPRLGGLAFSFKRGDLTVDNGQHVYLRCCTAYRWFLDRVDGAALAPLQDRLDVPVLDVAHPRGPRLGRLRRSALPVPLHLAASLATYPHLSLAERASVGRAALALRRLDPADPALDGLDFGTWLARYGQSPRTVAALWDLVGIATLNATAADSSLGLAAMVFKTGLLSENGAADIGWARVPLGDLHDTLARKALDAAGVRTELRTRVTAVTRTEDGGWRVDTEGESLDAGTVVLAVPQREAHALLPAGALADPDKLLDIGTAPILNVHVVYDRKVLKQPFFAALGTPVQWVFDRTDASGLTDGGQYLALSQSVAQDDIDEPVSVLRAKYLPELERLLPAARGAKVRDFFVTRERTATFAPSPGVGRLRPGPRTDTPGLYLAGAWTATGWPATMESAVRSGLGAAHAALAALGRPREHPLQEAV, from the coding sequence ATGGGAGGCCTCATGAGCGCCAGCGACCACCGCGCCGTCGTCATCGGCGGCGGCCTCGCCGGCGTCACGGCCGCGCTGGAACTCGCCGACGCCGGACTGCGGGTCACCCTCCTCGAAGGGCGGCCCCGGCTCGGCGGCCTCGCCTTCTCCTTCAAGCGCGGCGACCTGACCGTCGACAACGGCCAGCACGTCTACCTGCGCTGCTGCACCGCCTACCGGTGGTTCCTGGACCGCGTCGACGGCGCGGCCCTCGCCCCCCTCCAGGACCGGCTCGACGTGCCCGTCCTCGACGTGGCCCACCCCCGCGGGCCCCGCCTCGGACGGCTGCGCCGCAGCGCGCTGCCCGTACCCCTGCACCTGGCCGCCTCGCTGGCCACGTACCCGCACCTCTCGCTCGCCGAGCGCGCGAGCGTCGGCCGCGCCGCCCTGGCGCTGCGCCGCCTCGACCCCGCCGACCCGGCCCTCGACGGCCTCGACTTCGGCACCTGGCTCGCCCGCTACGGCCAGTCCCCGCGCACCGTCGCAGCCCTGTGGGACCTCGTCGGCATCGCCACCCTCAACGCCACCGCCGCGGACTCCTCGCTGGGCCTGGCCGCCATGGTCTTCAAGACCGGCCTGCTCTCCGAGAACGGCGCCGCCGACATCGGCTGGGCCCGGGTCCCGCTCGGCGACCTCCACGACACCCTCGCCCGCAAGGCCCTCGACGCCGCCGGCGTGCGCACCGAACTGCGCACCCGGGTCACCGCCGTCACCCGCACCGAGGACGGCGGCTGGCGGGTCGACACCGAGGGCGAGTCCCTCGACGCGGGCACCGTCGTCCTCGCCGTCCCCCAGCGCGAGGCGCACGCCCTGCTGCCCGCCGGGGCACTGGCCGACCCGGACAAGCTCCTCGACATCGGCACCGCCCCCATCCTCAACGTCCACGTCGTCTACGACCGCAAGGTGCTCAAGCAGCCCTTCTTCGCCGCGCTGGGCACCCCCGTCCAGTGGGTCTTCGACCGCACCGACGCCTCCGGACTCACCGACGGCGGCCAGTACCTGGCGCTGTCCCAGTCCGTCGCCCAGGACGACATCGACGAGCCCGTCTCCGTCCTGCGCGCCAAGTACCTGCCCGAGCTGGAACGGCTGCTGCCGGCCGCCCGCGGCGCGAAGGTACGGGACTTCTTCGTCACCCGCGAGCGGACCGCCACCTTCGCCCCCAGCCCCGGCGTCGGCCGGCTGCGCCCGGGCCCCCGGACCGACACGCCGGGGCTCTACCTCGCGGGTGCGTGGACCGCCACCGGCTGGCCCGCGACCATGGAGAGCGCCGTCCGCAGCGGCCTCGGCGCGGCGCACGCCGCGCTGGCCGCTCTCGGCCGCCCCCGCGAACACCCCCTGCAGGAGGCGGTATGA
- the hpnD gene encoding presqualene diphosphate synthase HpnD has product MSPNVEGTAHASAPSAQVLAAYSYCEAVTGTQARNFAYGIRLLPNDKRQAMSALYAFSRRVDDIGDGILAPEVKLARLEDTRALLGRIRAAEVDEDDTDPVAVALAHAARRFPIPLGGLDELIDGVLMDVRGEEYETWDDLKAYCRCVAGAIGRLSLGVFGTVGPAGRADEYADTLGLALQLTNILRDVREDAGNGRTYLPAEDLAKFGCSEGFQGGRAPAGSDFAGLVHHEVRRARALFTEGYRLLPMLDRRSGACVAAMAGIYRRLLDRIEREPEAVLRGRVSLPTHEKAYVAVRGLSGLDARTVSRQSTRRRP; this is encoded by the coding sequence GTGAGCCCGAACGTGGAGGGCACCGCACACGCGTCAGCACCGTCCGCCCAGGTCCTCGCGGCCTACAGCTACTGCGAGGCCGTCACCGGCACCCAGGCGCGCAACTTCGCGTACGGCATCCGGCTGCTGCCCAACGACAAGCGGCAGGCGATGTCCGCGCTGTACGCCTTCTCCCGGCGCGTCGACGACATCGGCGACGGCATCCTCGCGCCCGAGGTCAAGCTGGCCCGGCTGGAGGACACCCGTGCCCTGCTCGGCCGGATCCGCGCCGCGGAGGTCGACGAGGACGACACCGACCCGGTCGCCGTCGCCCTCGCGCACGCCGCGCGCCGCTTCCCGATCCCCCTCGGCGGCCTCGACGAACTCATCGACGGCGTCCTGATGGACGTCCGCGGCGAGGAGTACGAGACCTGGGACGACCTCAAGGCCTACTGCCGCTGCGTCGCCGGGGCCATCGGACGGCTCTCCCTCGGCGTGTTCGGCACCGTCGGCCCGGCCGGCCGCGCCGACGAGTACGCCGACACCCTGGGCCTGGCCCTCCAGCTCACCAACATCCTGCGCGACGTCCGCGAGGACGCCGGCAACGGACGCACCTACCTGCCGGCCGAGGACCTCGCCAAGTTCGGCTGCTCCGAGGGCTTCCAGGGCGGCCGGGCCCCCGCCGGCTCCGACTTCGCCGGGCTCGTGCACCACGAGGTCCGGCGCGCGCGGGCCCTGTTCACCGAGGGCTACCGGCTGCTGCCGATGCTCGACCGGCGCAGCGGCGCCTGCGTGGCCGCCATGGCCGGCATCTACCGCCGCCTCCTGGACCGCATCGAGCGCGAACCCGAGGCGGTGCTGCGCGGCCGCGTCTCGCTGCCGACGCACGAGAAGGCGTACGTGGCCGTACGCGGCCTGTCCGGCCTCGACGCCCGCACCGTCTCCCGCCAGTCCACCCGGCGGCGGCCCTGA
- the hpnC gene encoding squalene synthase HpnC translates to MRPAPPAGEDAPGRHHTRATLGKAAAENFPVAPVFLPRAWRDGLMAVYGYARLVDDIGDGDLAPGGRDAVLLGLDAAAADDRPAMLDALEADLLRVYGGTDGPPRHPLLLALQPVVRDHGLSAEHFLGLIEANRQDQRVARYETYGELLGYCELSANTVGRLVLELTGTSTPERIRRSDAVCTALQLVEHLQDVAEDLGRDRLYLPAEDMRRFHVAEADLRAPSAGAAVRSLIAFEVERARDLLNEGTPLVGSVHGRLRLLLAGFTGGGRAALRAVAAAGFDVLPGPPKPTRSLLLREVAAVLRTAPRKR, encoded by the coding sequence ATCCGTCCCGCGCCGCCGGCCGGCGAAGACGCCCCCGGCCGGCACCACACCCGGGCCACCCTCGGCAAGGCCGCGGCGGAGAACTTCCCCGTCGCCCCCGTCTTCCTCCCGCGCGCCTGGCGCGACGGCCTCATGGCGGTGTACGGGTACGCCCGCCTGGTCGACGACATCGGCGACGGCGACCTCGCCCCCGGCGGCCGCGACGCCGTCCTCCTCGGCCTGGACGCCGCCGCGGCCGACGACCGGCCGGCGATGCTCGACGCCCTCGAAGCCGACCTGCTGCGCGTCTACGGCGGCACCGACGGCCCCCCGCGCCACCCCCTGCTGCTCGCGCTCCAGCCGGTCGTACGCGACCACGGCCTGAGCGCCGAGCACTTCCTCGGGCTCATCGAGGCCAACCGCCAGGACCAGCGCGTGGCCCGCTACGAGACGTACGGGGAGCTCCTCGGCTACTGCGAGCTCTCCGCCAACACCGTCGGCCGCCTCGTGCTGGAGCTCACCGGCACCAGCACCCCCGAGCGGATCCGCCGCTCCGACGCCGTATGCACCGCCCTGCAGCTCGTCGAGCACCTCCAGGACGTCGCCGAGGACCTCGGCCGCGACCGGCTCTACCTCCCGGCCGAGGACATGCGCCGCTTCCACGTCGCCGAGGCCGACCTCCGCGCCCCGTCCGCCGGGGCCGCCGTGCGGTCCCTGATCGCCTTCGAGGTCGAACGCGCGCGCGACCTGCTGAACGAGGGCACCCCGCTCGTGGGCAGCGTGCACGGCAGGCTGCGGCTGTTGCTCGCGGGATTCACGGGAGGGGGGCGGGCGGCCCTGCGAGCGGTCGCCGCCGCCGGCTTCGACGTGCTGCCCGGCCCGCCCAAGCCCACCCGGAGCCTCCTGCTCCGCGAGGTGGCCGCAGTTCTGCGCACAGCGCCGAGAAAGAGGTGA